A stretch of Myxococcus hansupus DNA encodes these proteins:
- a CDS encoding TIGR02269 family lipoprotein, whose product MLKFAPRWRVLLMAWLGAACASQQPVMQAWESAEASHCEAPSEDHCVVLGCEEGLCGLFPCEDVSADDAPVPSVEAPAPGATLAMRPGFPMGPARPGRWWRRSSWLRPGAEPVMTFRWYPERPPLRPPLALPAPQLQKHHLFPQAQDLSSWFKVRNINIHDYTMLIPTHLHRRIHGGGPSGGLWNEAWRQFILGPGRRASREEIFRHAGALIYRFELTGPVGPYYRRSP is encoded by the coding sequence ATGCTGAAGTTCGCCCCACGGTGGCGTGTGCTGCTCATGGCGTGGCTGGGAGCGGCCTGCGCCTCGCAGCAACCCGTGATGCAGGCATGGGAATCCGCGGAGGCGTCTCACTGCGAGGCGCCCAGCGAGGACCACTGTGTGGTGCTCGGCTGCGAAGAGGGCCTGTGCGGCCTCTTCCCCTGCGAGGACGTGAGCGCGGACGATGCTCCGGTCCCTTCCGTGGAAGCACCGGCGCCGGGAGCGACCCTCGCCATGCGGCCAGGATTCCCCATGGGACCCGCTCGGCCGGGGCGGTGGTGGCGCAGGAGTTCCTGGCTGCGCCCAGGCGCCGAGCCGGTGATGACGTTCCGCTGGTACCCGGAACGTCCGCCGCTACGGCCTCCGCTCGCGCTGCCAGCGCCGCAACTGCAGAAGCACCACCTGTTCCCTCAGGCGCAAGACCTGTCGAGCTGGTTCAAGGTGCGCAACATCAACATCCATGACTACACGATGCTCATCCCGACACACCTTCACCGACGCATTCACGGAGGTGGCCCGTCGGGAGGACTCTGGAACGAAGCATGGCGGCAGTTCATCCTCGGGCCAGGGCGAAGAGCGTCTCGCGAGGAGATCTTCCGCCATGCGGGTGCACTCATCTATCGCTTCGAGTTGACCGGACCCGTTGGCCCTTACTATCGGCGAAGCCCATGA
- a CDS encoding sensor histidine kinase: protein MACLRFELLRSASGELLDLRWLAADASVGEEAGAATRLPARLSQWEDEGVRGLHVEDCARVLATGEPLSRVLCVPLGDTEARFRVVGMMAEDTFVLWLRPEPEEDDAQVLREALRDEREARRRVEGALEHVTARLAREAQDGTERHLAMARLSEEAEFRERFIGMLGHDLRNPLNAITLSARALSQRSLPVAQQQQCALRIESSAARMGTMISDILDLTRARLAGGIPLHLASVNLATVCRLVVEELATAHPDRRIDFDVVGRSEGFWDADRLAQVLSNLVGNALEHGAPAAPVTLRCRDVDSYQVLEVHNPGEPIASQHLETLFDPFRRVGSERDKGHRRGGLGLGLFIVKQIVQAHGGAVCVCSSEAEGTTFTVKLPRDARESQVSSPPGSRRFV from the coding sequence GTGGCGTGCCTTCGATTCGAGCTGCTGCGGAGCGCCTCGGGTGAGCTGCTCGACCTGCGGTGGTTGGCCGCCGACGCGTCTGTCGGCGAAGAGGCGGGGGCGGCCACGCGACTGCCCGCCCGCCTGTCGCAATGGGAGGACGAAGGCGTACGGGGCTTGCATGTGGAGGACTGCGCGCGCGTGCTGGCCACGGGCGAGCCGCTGTCCAGGGTGCTGTGCGTTCCCCTGGGCGACACGGAGGCGCGTTTCCGGGTGGTGGGCATGATGGCGGAGGACACCTTCGTGTTGTGGCTGCGGCCGGAGCCGGAGGAGGACGACGCCCAGGTGCTGCGCGAGGCGCTGAGGGATGAGCGCGAGGCGCGGAGGCGGGTGGAGGGCGCGCTGGAGCACGTGACGGCCCGGCTGGCCCGTGAGGCGCAGGACGGCACCGAGCGGCACCTGGCCATGGCGCGGCTGTCCGAAGAGGCGGAGTTCCGTGAGCGCTTCATCGGCATGCTCGGGCATGACCTGCGCAATCCCCTGAATGCCATCACCCTGTCCGCGCGCGCCCTGTCCCAGCGCTCGCTGCCCGTGGCGCAGCAGCAGCAGTGCGCCCTGCGAATCGAGTCGAGCGCCGCGCGGATGGGGACCATGATTTCCGACATCCTCGACCTCACGCGCGCGCGGCTCGCGGGCGGCATCCCCCTGCACCTGGCGAGCGTCAATCTGGCGACGGTGTGCCGCCTGGTGGTGGAGGAGCTGGCCACCGCGCACCCGGACCGGCGCATCGACTTCGACGTGGTGGGCCGCTCCGAGGGCTTCTGGGACGCGGACCGGCTGGCGCAGGTGCTCAGCAACCTGGTGGGCAACGCGCTGGAGCACGGGGCACCCGCGGCGCCCGTCACACTCCGTTGCAGGGATGTCGACAGTTATCAGGTCCTGGAGGTCCACAATCCTGGCGAGCCCATCGCGTCTCAACACCTGGAAACATTGTTCGACCCCTTTCGACGGGTGGGCTCCGAGCGAGACAAGGGCCACCGTCGCGGCGGCCTCGGACTGGGACTCTTCATCGTGAAGCAAATCGTCCAGGCCCATGGAGGAGCTGTGTGTGTGTGCTCCTCGGAGGCAGAGGGGACGACCTTTACGGTGAAGCTGCCGCGAGACGCGCGTGAGTCGCAGGTGTCATCACCTCCGGGCTCGCGTCGTTTCGTATGA
- a CDS encoding GAF domain-containing protein produces MAQDGIPTMVPLQRVGIPFEQSATAVSRLALTHLRLTDDAPNRLVKAGSEAPAVLLVDDHVSNLVSLEAILEPLGVRMDKACSGEQALRFLLREDYAVILLDVRMAGLSGFETAALIKQRERTRNVPIIFLTAYGRDDAELVTGYATGAVDFLQKPFPPEVLRSKVSVFVELFRAQQQVRRQSELLRQKEAEARDAALRAAGYIDRLRDFAARLSEASTVPQVCRALFEQGLVAAGAKAGSVNLLDATGEALEVVDAIGYPEGVLNRWRRIPLSMVAPLSDAVRDQKAIWVASPEEWNARYPHVDMKGTPEAALALPLLVKGRPLGVIGLSFARSRTFSEMDRAFFTALAHACAQALDRVHLTEEERRAHAQARAAAARLQMLAEASNAFDATNRDLTVLLDTIARQVTRFLADACTLCLLSDDGTRLEVAARHAVLALADARPLLPGEALSDFVLQSGRPLLIPELSVEQRREWVGQSSEGEPLCSLICVPLRTQGRVVGTLSVGRSEKGRGFTLEDQELVEELAAKAALSIENARLFAEQQRSQEELRRRAEFEQQLVGIVSHDLRNPLAAISMSAGLLEKKGVLTDSQKRMVWRIGQATERAARMIRDLLDFTKARLGGGIALHRQPTDLRDVVSQVVDELQVANPERRVEVDIQGEVRGEWDSDRIAQVLTNLLGNALAYSPADAPVRVGTRLEGEAAMLSVFNGGEPIPRELLPRLFEPLTRGALKEGQSTRSIGLGLYIVQDIVRGHGGGVEVVSSQQQGTTFTVRLPRAER; encoded by the coding sequence ATGGCGCAGGACGGAATTCCAACGATGGTGCCGTTGCAGCGGGTGGGAATTCCCTTCGAGCAGTCGGCCACCGCGGTGAGCCGGCTGGCCCTGACGCACCTCCGACTCACCGACGATGCGCCGAACCGGCTGGTGAAGGCGGGTTCGGAGGCGCCGGCCGTGTTGCTGGTGGATGACCATGTGTCGAACCTGGTGTCGCTGGAGGCCATCCTCGAGCCGCTGGGTGTGCGCATGGACAAGGCGTGCTCGGGTGAGCAGGCCCTGCGCTTCCTGCTGCGCGAGGACTACGCCGTCATCCTGCTGGACGTGCGGATGGCGGGGCTGAGTGGCTTCGAGACGGCGGCGCTCATCAAGCAGCGCGAGCGCACGCGCAACGTGCCCATCATCTTCCTCACCGCCTACGGTCGCGACGACGCGGAGCTCGTTACGGGCTATGCCACGGGCGCGGTGGACTTCCTCCAGAAGCCCTTTCCGCCGGAGGTGCTCCGCTCGAAGGTGTCTGTCTTCGTGGAGCTGTTCCGCGCGCAGCAGCAGGTGCGGCGCCAGTCGGAGTTGTTGCGGCAGAAGGAAGCCGAGGCGCGGGACGCCGCGCTCCGCGCCGCGGGCTACATCGACCGTCTGCGGGACTTCGCCGCGCGCCTGTCGGAGGCGAGCACCGTGCCCCAGGTGTGCCGCGCGCTCTTCGAGCAGGGCCTGGTGGCCGCGGGCGCGAAGGCGGGCTCGGTCAACCTGCTGGATGCGACGGGCGAGGCGCTGGAGGTCGTGGATGCCATTGGGTATCCCGAAGGCGTGCTGAACCGGTGGCGGCGCATCCCGCTGTCCATGGTGGCGCCGCTGTCGGACGCGGTGCGGGACCAGAAGGCCATCTGGGTGGCGTCGCCCGAGGAGTGGAACGCGCGTTATCCCCACGTGGACATGAAGGGCACTCCCGAGGCGGCGCTCGCGTTGCCCTTGTTGGTGAAGGGCCGGCCGCTGGGTGTCATCGGGTTGTCCTTCGCGCGCTCACGCACGTTCTCGGAGATGGACCGGGCCTTCTTCACCGCCCTGGCGCACGCGTGCGCGCAGGCGTTGGACCGGGTGCACCTCACGGAGGAGGAGCGCCGGGCCCATGCGCAGGCCCGCGCCGCCGCCGCCCGCTTGCAGATGCTGGCGGAGGCCTCCAACGCCTTCGACGCGACGAACCGCGACCTGACGGTCTTGCTGGACACCATCGCCCGGCAGGTGACGCGGTTCCTGGCGGATGCCTGCACGTTGTGCCTGCTGTCCGATGACGGCACCCGGCTGGAGGTCGCGGCCCGTCACGCGGTGCTGGCGCTCGCGGATGCGCGGCCATTGCTGCCCGGGGAAGCGCTGAGCGACTTCGTGCTCCAGAGCGGCCGACCCCTGCTCATCCCCGAGCTGTCCGTGGAACAGCGGCGGGAGTGGGTGGGGCAGTCCTCCGAGGGTGAGCCGCTGTGCAGCCTCATCTGCGTGCCCTTGCGCACGCAGGGGCGCGTGGTGGGGACGCTGTCGGTGGGGCGCTCGGAGAAGGGGCGGGGCTTCACGCTGGAGGACCAGGAGCTGGTGGAGGAGCTGGCCGCGAAGGCGGCGCTCTCCATCGAGAACGCGCGCCTGTTCGCCGAGCAGCAGCGCTCCCAGGAGGAGCTGCGCCGCCGCGCCGAGTTCGAGCAGCAGTTGGTGGGCATCGTCTCGCACGACCTGCGCAATCCGCTGGCGGCCATCTCCATGTCGGCGGGGCTGCTGGAGAAGAAGGGCGTGCTGACGGATTCGCAGAAGCGCATGGTGTGGCGCATTGGCCAGGCCACCGAGCGCGCGGCGCGGATGATTCGCGACCTGTTGGACTTCACCAAGGCGCGGCTGGGCGGCGGCATCGCCTTGCATCGCCAGCCCACGGACCTGCGAGACGTGGTGAGCCAGGTGGTGGATGAGTTGCAGGTGGCGAACCCCGAGCGGCGGGTGGAGGTCGACATCCAGGGCGAGGTGCGGGGCGAGTGGGATTCCGACCGCATCGCGCAGGTGCTCACGAACCTGCTGGGCAACGCTTTGGCCTACAGCCCCGCTGACGCGCCGGTGCGCGTGGGCACGCGCCTGGAGGGCGAGGCCGCCATGCTCTCCGTCTTCAACGGGGGAGAGCCCATTCCGCGCGAGCTGCTGCCCCGGCTCTTCGAGCCGCTGACGCGGGGCGCGTTGAAGGAAGGCCAGTCCACGCGGAGCATCGGCCTGGGGCTCTACATCGTGCAGGACATCGTGCGAGGCCACGGCGGCGGCGTGGAGGTGGTGTCCTCCCAGCAGCAGGGCACCACGTTCACCGTGCGCCTGCCTCGCGCGGAGCGCTGA
- a CDS encoding DUF4394 domain-containing protein: protein MPFSKRRNATFAALAAMLLAACGSDDEPTPGPGPGPDPDPDPDPTQVVSEVIALTASGRLVSFQRDTPGTLTSNVAVTGLASGETLVGIDYRPVDAQLYGLTSGGRLVTVAPDTGAVTVKSTLMADASDTTEPFTALSGTDFAVDFNPAADRLRVVSDTGQNLRINVDTGGTITDGAINGGNDGARVTGAAYTNSFPETVNTRLFVLDAATDTVYLQDPPNDGTLSAPAALGVDATAVNGYDIDARTNVGYAALTVGGTPRLYRIDPSNTMAAATELAVIGGGEPIKGLAMKQATGIEVVGLTADHQLVRAAVSAPNTLLSSVPVTGVPEGETLLGIDLRPADRQLYALSSAGKLYTVDASTGVATAKSTLAADASDTTEPFTALAGAHFVIDFNPVADRLRVVSDTGQNLRINVDTGATTTDGVIHRESGDAVVFGAAYTNSVPGAATTTLFDLERNGNLLTRQDPPNDGTLVNVGALGVTFVGATGFDIAGGDNGLPLVAGRTSDSGPFVLYQVNLMTGATSHFPRGATTAEQGAIGGASGPELRDIAIVY, encoded by the coding sequence ATGCCTTTCTCGAAACGACGCAACGCGACCTTCGCGGCGCTGGCCGCCATGCTCCTCGCTGCCTGCGGCTCGGATGACGAGCCCACTCCCGGCCCTGGGCCCGGGCCGGACCCGGACCCGGATCCAGACCCCACGCAGGTCGTCAGTGAGGTCATCGCATTGACGGCGTCCGGCAGGCTCGTGTCCTTCCAGCGCGACACCCCGGGCACCTTGACGAGCAACGTGGCCGTGACGGGGTTGGCGTCGGGGGAGACCCTGGTGGGCATCGACTACCGCCCCGTGGATGCGCAGCTCTACGGCCTCACGAGCGGCGGCAGGCTCGTCACCGTGGCGCCAGACACCGGCGCCGTCACCGTGAAGTCGACCCTGATGGCGGATGCCTCCGACACCACGGAGCCCTTCACGGCGCTGAGCGGTACGGACTTCGCGGTGGACTTCAACCCCGCCGCGGACCGCCTGCGCGTGGTCAGTGATACAGGGCAGAACCTGCGCATCAATGTCGACACGGGCGGCACCATCACGGATGGCGCCATCAACGGAGGCAACGACGGCGCGCGAGTCACCGGCGCGGCCTATACGAACTCCTTCCCGGAGACCGTCAACACGCGCCTCTTCGTGTTGGACGCGGCGACGGACACCGTCTACCTGCAAGACCCGCCGAACGACGGGACGCTCTCCGCGCCCGCGGCGCTGGGCGTGGATGCCACGGCCGTCAATGGCTACGACATCGATGCGCGCACCAACGTGGGCTACGCCGCGTTGACGGTGGGCGGGACGCCGCGCCTGTATCGCATCGACCCGTCCAACACGATGGCCGCCGCGACCGAGCTCGCGGTCATTGGTGGCGGAGAGCCCATCAAGGGCCTGGCGATGAAGCAGGCCACGGGCATCGAGGTCGTGGGCCTCACCGCCGACCACCAGTTGGTCCGCGCGGCGGTGTCCGCGCCGAACACGCTCCTGTCCTCCGTGCCGGTAACGGGTGTGCCGGAAGGGGAGACGCTGCTCGGCATCGACCTGCGGCCGGCGGACCGGCAGCTCTACGCCCTGTCCTCGGCGGGGAAGCTCTACACGGTGGATGCGAGCACGGGCGTGGCCACCGCGAAGTCGACCCTGGCGGCGGATGCCTCTGACACCACGGAACCCTTCACGGCCCTGGCGGGAGCGCACTTCGTCATCGACTTCAACCCGGTCGCGGACCGCCTGCGCGTGGTGAGCGACACCGGTCAGAACCTCCGCATCAACGTGGACACGGGCGCGACGACCACGGACGGTGTCATCCACCGTGAATCCGGCGACGCGGTCGTCTTCGGCGCGGCCTACACGAACAGTGTCCCGGGCGCCGCGACGACCACGCTGTTCGACCTGGAACGCAATGGCAACCTGTTGACCCGCCAGGACCCGCCGAACGACGGCACGCTGGTGAACGTGGGCGCGCTGGGCGTCACGTTCGTGGGAGCCACGGGCTTCGACATCGCGGGTGGTGACAACGGCTTGCCACTGGTCGCGGGCCGCACGTCGGACAGTGGGCCGTTCGTCCTGTATCAGGTCAACCTGATGACGGGCGCCACGTCGCACTTCCCGCGTGGTGCCACCACGGCGGAGCAGGGCGCCATCGGCGGCGCGTCCGGGCCCGAGCTCCGCGACATCGCCATCGTGTACTGA
- a CDS encoding TonB-dependent receptor domain-containing protein: MSSGCTGHMAGVAARAVVIVLALLWPVLAAHAEDAGAPDAGVAPAVFSEWELQRTDAGEWVTSDAPRADDAGTAQPAFVPPSLLADSPAPYPPELVPERVAGVVKLEVLVDDAGEVEVATLVEGLHPLLDRAALHAAPSLRFTPATLEGQPVAVRLFFEYRFEAPVPVLAEGPASLAPVTLKGLVRAKGNRRPLVGATLVSESQPDAPVHTDVEGRFEARWPSGVHAVRISAPGHKPAVFREGLKGNEALEVVYGLEPLIINPYETVVRGDRERTEVSRVTLHDAELREVPGTMGDPFRVVMLLPGVGSMLSGVAYPVVRGSQPAATGYFLDGIRVPILFHLFLGPAVIHPDFIDAIDFYPGSPPPRYGRLMGGAIDGRLSRPRDDRVHGSAYADLINAGFFIETPFKDTGTNVSLAGRYSYTPWLIALAANQLQAPPPPGRENPKVVLDFWDYQGRVEQKVGDGTLRLFAFGSSDTFGTRAQDPQGDTALQSIVFHRVDLRHRHPVGPGELEVGGTWGFDRFGIVSRSPPNDATEIHIDQGHWSARLGYTAPLSPSVTLRTGAELEHKRAIVELLQQENSPVGELEVAPVALGTTVGAWAELVWQPNEKWAVVPGLRVDNYHLSPSIDRRALEPRLTVRHKVTEALTLKGGAGLFHQPPTTLISLPVVDVGSLLLGLQQGVQLSAGAEWKAWRGLEVGVDVYLNPMLRTIELTPFSDEGLGEGDDPSTPPNDSPPGLRRAAQLGDGGGIPNRGDIDFPDFRSSGLAYGVELLLRHPLGDNWFGWLSYSLQRSTRRTRFYRYDAEGHRVGEAEADLPFAFDQTHILNLVLSYKFANNVTLGGVVHFNTGRPEYGSLGTQTHRPGEDGAGRPSWVKADRDRVDRLPPFLRFDVRLSKSWVYDTFSLEAYLDMLNVTLRRETLGFEYEGGNGFPLRKDAVGLPIALPILGVKGRY; this comes from the coding sequence ATGAGCAGCGGATGTACGGGGCACATGGCGGGAGTGGCGGCACGCGCGGTGGTGATCGTGCTGGCGTTGCTGTGGCCGGTGCTGGCGGCGCACGCCGAGGATGCGGGGGCGCCGGATGCCGGGGTGGCGCCCGCCGTCTTCTCGGAGTGGGAGCTTCAGCGGACGGACGCGGGCGAGTGGGTGACGTCGGACGCGCCCAGGGCCGACGACGCGGGCACGGCCCAACCCGCGTTCGTCCCGCCCTCGCTGCTGGCGGACTCGCCGGCTCCCTATCCGCCCGAGCTGGTGCCCGAGCGTGTGGCGGGCGTGGTGAAGCTGGAGGTGCTGGTCGACGACGCGGGCGAGGTGGAGGTGGCCACCCTGGTGGAGGGCCTGCATCCACTGCTGGACCGCGCGGCGCTGCACGCGGCGCCATCGCTGCGATTCACCCCCGCCACCTTGGAAGGGCAGCCGGTGGCCGTCCGGCTCTTCTTCGAGTACCGCTTCGAGGCCCCCGTTCCCGTGCTGGCGGAGGGGCCCGCTTCCCTGGCGCCCGTCACCTTGAAGGGCCTGGTGCGCGCCAAGGGCAACCGCCGCCCGCTGGTGGGGGCCACGCTCGTGTCGGAGTCGCAGCCGGACGCGCCGGTCCATACGGACGTGGAGGGCCGCTTCGAGGCGCGCTGGCCTTCCGGCGTCCACGCCGTGCGCATCTCCGCGCCCGGGCACAAGCCCGCCGTCTTCCGGGAGGGCCTGAAGGGCAACGAGGCCCTGGAGGTGGTGTACGGGCTGGAGCCGCTCATCATCAACCCCTACGAGACGGTGGTGCGGGGCGACCGCGAGCGCACGGAGGTGAGCCGCGTCACGCTGCATGACGCGGAGCTGCGCGAGGTGCCTGGCACCATGGGGGACCCTTTCCGGGTCGTCATGCTGCTTCCCGGCGTGGGCAGCATGCTGTCGGGCGTGGCCTACCCGGTGGTGCGAGGCAGCCAGCCGGCGGCCACGGGCTACTTCCTGGATGGCATCCGCGTCCCCATCCTCTTCCACCTGTTCCTGGGGCCGGCCGTCATCCACCCGGACTTCATCGACGCCATCGACTTCTATCCGGGCTCACCGCCGCCCCGGTATGGCCGGCTGATGGGGGGCGCCATCGACGGGCGGCTCAGCCGGCCCCGCGATGACCGCGTCCACGGCAGCGCGTACGCGGACCTCATCAACGCCGGCTTCTTCATCGAGACGCCTTTCAAGGACACCGGCACCAATGTCAGCCTCGCGGGCCGGTATTCCTATACGCCCTGGCTCATCGCCCTGGCGGCCAATCAGTTGCAGGCGCCGCCCCCTCCGGGCCGGGAGAACCCGAAGGTGGTGCTCGACTTCTGGGACTACCAGGGGCGGGTGGAGCAGAAGGTGGGCGACGGGACGCTGCGGTTGTTTGCCTTCGGCTCCTCGGACACCTTCGGCACGCGGGCCCAGGACCCCCAGGGGGACACCGCGCTGCAATCCATTGTCTTCCACCGCGTCGACCTGCGGCACCGGCACCCGGTGGGGCCCGGCGAGCTGGAGGTGGGTGGGACGTGGGGCTTCGACCGCTTCGGCATCGTCAGCCGCTCGCCGCCCAATGACGCCACGGAAATCCACATCGACCAGGGGCACTGGTCCGCGCGCCTGGGCTACACCGCGCCGCTGTCGCCCTCGGTGACGCTGCGCACGGGCGCGGAACTGGAGCACAAGCGCGCCATCGTGGAGCTGCTCCAGCAGGAGAACAGCCCTGTGGGTGAGCTGGAGGTCGCTCCGGTGGCGCTGGGCACCACCGTGGGCGCGTGGGCGGAGCTGGTGTGGCAGCCCAACGAGAAGTGGGCGGTGGTGCCGGGGCTGCGCGTGGACAACTACCACCTGTCGCCCAGCATCGACCGGCGGGCGCTGGAGCCCCGCCTCACCGTGCGCCACAAGGTGACGGAGGCGCTCACGCTCAAGGGCGGCGCCGGCCTCTTCCATCAGCCCCCCACCACGCTCATCAGCCTTCCGGTGGTGGACGTGGGGAGCCTGCTGCTGGGACTCCAGCAGGGCGTGCAGCTCTCCGCGGGCGCGGAGTGGAAGGCGTGGCGGGGATTGGAGGTGGGCGTGGACGTCTACCTCAACCCCATGTTGCGGACGATTGAGCTGACGCCCTTCTCCGACGAGGGCCTGGGGGAAGGCGACGACCCCTCCACGCCGCCCAACGACAGCCCACCGGGCCTCCGCCGCGCGGCGCAGTTGGGAGACGGGGGCGGCATCCCCAATCGCGGCGACATCGACTTTCCGGACTTCCGGAGCAGCGGCCTCGCGTACGGCGTGGAGCTGCTGCTGCGGCACCCGCTGGGCGACAACTGGTTCGGCTGGCTGTCGTATTCGCTCCAGCGCAGCACGCGGCGCACGCGCTTCTACCGCTACGACGCGGAGGGGCATCGCGTGGGGGAGGCGGAGGCGGACCTGCCCTTCGCCTTCGACCAGACGCACATCCTCAACCTGGTGCTCAGCTACAAGTTCGCCAACAACGTCACGCTGGGCGGCGTGGTGCACTTCAACACCGGGCGTCCTGAATACGGCTCCCTGGGGACGCAGACGCACCGCCCGGGCGAGGATGGCGCGGGGCGGCCCTCGTGGGTCAAGGCTGACCGCGATCGCGTGGACCGGTTGCCGCCCTTCCTGCGCTTCGACGTGCGGTTGTCCAAGTCGTGGGTCTACGACACGTTCAGCCTGGAGGCGTACCTGGACATGCTCAACGTCACCCTCCGTCGGGAGACGCTGGGGTTCGAGTACGAGGGCGGCAACGGTTTTCCCCTGCGCAAGGACGCGGTGGGTCTGCCCATCGCGCTGCCCATCCTCGGGGTGAAGGGTCGTTACTGA
- a CDS encoding double-CXXCG motif protein: protein MNVYKLESDVAAGFTGELRATHPWLLPGLENCSGCGHTWAATGLEYPCIDLTDFPHQAQYRKPRAEPEHVLTRMTEQLRSWLPQGTLLEPGARFGPMTGTARGLFGELHLPMPWTLCMYREVLERLQAEGVRGLQGCRINVRHRDDQAPELFELQLEHHGHFHPDCLPADRKPPCPRCGLESYELPDPYILDAQSLPTTVDLFRLADWPTLIFATQRFVDTVQRLDFDGVVFRQVAVR from the coding sequence ATGAACGTCTACAAGCTGGAATCCGATGTGGCAGCGGGCTTCACGGGAGAGCTGCGAGCCACTCACCCATGGCTCCTGCCAGGGCTCGAGAACTGCTCGGGCTGTGGCCATACCTGGGCCGCCACCGGTCTTGAGTATCCCTGCATCGACCTGACGGACTTCCCCCACCAGGCGCAGTACCGAAAGCCCCGCGCTGAGCCAGAGCACGTGCTGACGCGGATGACGGAGCAGCTCCGTTCCTGGCTGCCACAAGGGACCCTCCTGGAGCCCGGGGCACGCTTTGGACCGATGACCGGCACCGCACGGGGGCTCTTTGGCGAGCTCCATCTCCCGATGCCCTGGACGCTCTGCATGTACCGGGAGGTCCTGGAGAGGCTTCAAGCAGAAGGAGTCCGCGGGCTCCAAGGCTGCCGCATCAACGTGCGGCATCGGGACGACCAGGCGCCCGAACTTTTCGAGCTGCAACTCGAACACCACGGGCACTTCCACCCAGACTGCCTTCCCGCCGACCGGAAACCACCGTGCCCGCGCTGCGGCCTGGAGAGCTACGAGCTCCCCGACCCCTACATCCTCGACGCGCAATCACTCCCCACCACCGTGGACCTCTTCCGCCTCGCGGACTGGCCCACGCTCATCTTCGCGACCCAGCGCTTCGTCGACACGGTCCAGCGGCTGGACTTCGACGGCGTCGTCTTCCGCCAGGTGGCCGTCCGCTGA
- a CDS encoding enoyl-CoA hydratase-related protein, with amino-acid sequence MSYQHIRSSVADRVATVELHRPEARNGFTVTMADELDAALAVADADEEVRAVILTGAGKDFCVGADLSGSSLEVTNTEPPEGAWVEPATRVTRRMFAMQKPVIAAVRGAAVGVGSTMLLPADFRLAAKDSRFGFVFSKRGIYPEAGSTWFLPRIVGLGRALDWMVSGRLIPAEEALGAGLVRSLHDADVVLDAARALARELVETTAPVSVAVIRQALYQMSALPSPEPAFLLDSQLIASLSLSADALEGVMAFLQKRPPRFTRTLAHDLPAFLPWREVTR; translated from the coding sequence ATGAGCTATCAACACATCCGGTCCTCGGTGGCGGACCGGGTCGCCACCGTCGAGCTTCACCGCCCTGAAGCGCGCAATGGATTCACGGTGACCATGGCGGACGAGCTCGACGCCGCGCTCGCCGTGGCCGACGCCGACGAGGAGGTGCGTGCGGTCATCCTCACGGGGGCGGGCAAGGACTTCTGTGTGGGGGCGGACCTGAGCGGCAGCTCGCTGGAGGTGACGAATACGGAGCCTCCCGAGGGCGCGTGGGTGGAGCCCGCCACCCGGGTGACGCGGCGCATGTTCGCCATGCAGAAGCCCGTCATCGCGGCCGTGCGGGGCGCGGCGGTGGGCGTGGGCTCGACGATGCTGCTGCCCGCGGACTTCCGCCTCGCGGCGAAGGACAGCCGCTTCGGCTTCGTCTTCAGCAAGCGAGGCATCTATCCGGAGGCGGGCTCGACGTGGTTTTTGCCGCGCATCGTCGGCCTGGGCCGCGCGCTCGACTGGATGGTGAGCGGCCGGCTGATTCCCGCCGAGGAGGCGCTGGGCGCGGGGCTGGTCCGCTCCCTTCACGACGCCGACGTCGTGCTCGACGCGGCGCGCGCGCTCGCCCGTGAACTCGTGGAGACGACCGCGCCGGTGTCCGTGGCCGTCATCCGTCAGGCGCTCTATCAGATGAGCGCGTTGCCTTCGCCGGAGCCCGCCTTCCTGCTCGACAGCCAGCTCATCGCGAGCCTGAGCCTGAGCGCGGATGCGCTAGAAGGCGTCATGGCATTCCTGCAGAAGAGGCCTCCTCGTTTCACCCGGACGTTGGCGCACGACCTGCCCGCATTCCTGCCGTGGCGGGAGGTGACGCGATGA